The nucleotide window AAATAGGAGCTTCCTGGTCGGTTACTGACGAACTTATTTATAATGGTTTCAGTAATTTGTTGGGCGCAGATTTAAGTCCGGATGGAAAATATCTCTATGTAACCTGTTCAAATGTTGAAGGCGGATTCAGTCCATTCTATTCGATCCCCGGCAGAGATATGCCTTCGATGGTGGGTGTGTTTGATACACAGACAAACGCACTAGTCAAGATTTTTGATGTTGGAAACGAAGCCACTGGAATAGTTGCAAGGGAAAATTAAATTATTTCGAGAGCGCTTCATCGCTTGGATTACTCTTCTCCATCAAGTTCCGAAAGCAAACCAAGCAGATCAAGATGTTTGGTAGTCATCTCCAAATGTCCTTCCGAACTTAGAGGCCACTGATCAAGCGGGCGGTCAATATAAAGTTCAACTCCGTTACTGTCGGGATCAAAAAGATAAATTGATTCGGAAACTCCATGATCGGATGCCCCTTCGATTGGATAATTAAATTCATAGAGTCTTTTAACAATCTTCGCAAGTTCTTTCCTGTTGGGAAAAAGAACTGCGAAATGATAAAGCCCGGTAAATCCCGTAGGCGGGGCTGCTGCCCCTTCTCCGCTCCATGTGTTAAGTCCGATGTGGTGGTGGTACCCGCCGGCAGAAAGAAACACGGCAGAATTTCCAAAATATTGTGTGATTTCAAAGCCGAGCAAATCACGATAGAATTTTAAAGAGCGCTCAAGATTCGAAACAGTCAGATGAACGTGACCGATTTTAACATCGGGATGAATTGTGTTTTCCAATTTTTCTGATTCATTTTATTTAATAAAAATAGTTTTTTAAGAAACCCCAACCATTATTGGTTTTACATTCCAGATTTTTTCTGCATATTCCATTACTGAACGATCCGAAGAAAACTTTCCGGTGTGTGCAACGTTGGTGATAGACTTCTTTGTCCACTCATCAGTGTTAAGATAAAGCTCGCTAACCATATCCTGCATGTCAATATATGATTGATAATCAGCGAATAGACAGTAGTAGTCAACATTCATTAAGCCTTCTACCAATGAGTGGAATATACCCGGCTCGCTTCTATTAAAGAAATTTCCAGAAATCATATCTACTACTCGTTTTAGGTTTTCATTTTTCCAATAATACTCGCGGGGGATGTAATTACTTGCCTTTAATTTTCTAACTTCATCTGCAAGCAAACCAAATATAAAAATATTTTCTTCTCCAACCTCCTGTCGTATTTCAATATTTGCCCCATCCATTGTGCCTATTGTCAATGCTCCGTTAAGTGCAAATTTCATATTGCCTGTTCCTGAAGCTTCAAGCCCTGCCGTTGAAATTTGTTCGGAAAGATCAGATGCGGGAATAATTTTTTCGGCAAGAGTTACAGAATAATTTTTAATGAACACCACTTTAAGTTTATCACCCACCTCCGGGTCATTATTAACAACTGATGCAACAGAGTTGATTAGTTTGATTATGAGCTTAGCCATCGTATAGGCGGGTGCTGCTTTGCCGGCAAAAATTATAGTTCGCGGGACCATCTTCAATTTAGGATTGTCTTTTATCCTGTTGTAAAGTGTGATTACGTGAAAGATGTTCAGTAGCTGCCTCTTGTACTCGTGAAATCGTTTAATGTGTACATCAAAGATTGAGTCGGGATTTATTTTAATGTCATGTTCTTTCTCGATGTGATTAATAAGAAGCTGCTTATTATGCCACTTGGCAATTTTCCAATTTTCTCTGAATTCTTTGTCGCCAATAAACTTTTCTATTTTCTGTATCTGGTTAAGGTCCCCCACCCATCCTTCTCCAATTTTGTCTGTTATTAATCCGGACAAAAGAGGGTTGGCGGTTTTTAGCCATCGTCGAGGCGTAATTCCATTTGTGATATTTATAAATTTATCGGGAAATATTTTGTAGAAGTCAGGAAAAATTACGCTCTTTAAAATCTCTGTATGAAGTGCGGCAACCCCATTAACTTTATGACAGCCTACGATGGCAAGGTTTGCCATTCTAACTTTTTTGGTTGGATTTTCATCTATTATAGAAATTTTTTTTATCACCGCTTCTTCGGTAGTGTGGTTTTTTTTAACATCGTTTATAAACC belongs to Ignavibacteriales bacterium and includes:
- a CDS encoding VOC family protein, with product MENTIHPDVKIGHVHLTVSNLERSLKFYRDLLGFEITQYFGNSAVFLSAGGYHHHIGLNTWSGEGAAAPPTGFTGLYHFAVLFPNRKELAKIVKRLYEFNYPIEGASDHGVSESIYLFDPDSNGVELYIDRPLDQWPLSSEGHLEMTTKHLDLLGLLSELDGEE
- a CDS encoding glycogen/starch/alpha-glucan phosphorylase; amino-acid sequence: MENESIFFTDKEDLKSYSLSNQFAEHMEFMLVKDKYTATDDDAYFALSLAVRDRLVKSWLRTQHAYFEQDTKRVYYLSLEYLMGRVLGNALINLDYYDDCYKILTENDYSLENIREYEHDMGLGNGGLGRLAACYLDSMASLQLPAFGYGIRYEYGIFEQGIENGYQVERADYWLSSGNPWDIMRRGLVFRVKYNGRVAERMDEAGRLHFEWVDTDDVLASAYDVPIPGYHNNTVNNLRLWSARATSDFSFKDFDKGNYVAAVESKNDSEIISKVLYPNDSMVEGKFLRLKQQYFFVSATLQDIIRKYKIKHQSFDKFAEKTAVQLNDTHPVVAIPELMRILMDDENMTWEQAWDITSRTFAYTNHTVVPEALEEWSVQIFGELLPRHLQIIYEINRRFINDVKKNHTTEEAVIKKISIIDENPTKKVRMANLAIVGCHKVNGVAALHTEILKSVIFPDFYKIFPDKFINITNGITPRRWLKTANPLLSGLITDKIGEGWVGDLNQIQKIEKFIGDKEFRENWKIAKWHNKQLLINHIEKEHDIKINPDSIFDVHIKRFHEYKRQLLNIFHVITLYNRIKDNPKLKMVPRTIIFAGKAAPAYTMAKLIIKLINSVASVVNNDPEVGDKLKVVFIKNYSVTLAEKIIPASDLSEQISTAGLEASGTGNMKFALNGALTIGTMDGANIEIRQEVGEENIFIFGLLADEVRKLKASNYIPREYYWKNENLKRVVDMISGNFFNRSEPGIFHSLVEGLMNVDYYCLFADYQSYIDMQDMVSELYLNTDEWTKKSITNVAHTGKFSSDRSVMEYAEKIWNVKPIMVGVS